ACTGCGTGCTAAAATTTCTATATTGGGTCAAATTTGATTGTTTTTGTTTCGGTTTCCGCAGTTGGATTTGGAGAAGGGGATGATGGACTGCCTCTATGCAAAGTGTGAGTCTTAAGAGTTATTCACTTGTGTTATTGTTTAGTGTTTATTAGGAATTGGTTTTGAATGTTAGAGTTTTATGACAAGAATGATTCAGAGGAATTTGTGAGTTTATTATAGTCACTAAAACTTTTGATAGAGAATGAAGGGGGATGTTCCATTTTGCTTTTGTTTATTGTTCACTAATGGTTTATCTGTCTTTTGAATTTACAGGCACTCCTTGTATCACAGACTGTGTAATGGCAGAGCTTGAGAAGTTGGGTCAGAAATATCGTGTAGCTCTGAGGTAAATCCTATGTTTTCTACAAGTTGTTTTCATGAGCAAAAGGGTACGAATTTGAATATTTGTTATGCATGAGCTGCACTGCTCTCCTATTTCATTCCTTTCAATCAGTTTCTTCCACCTTCTTTTCACTAGTTAGGTTTATTTGATTGTGCTAAATTTCTGTAATAGCTTATATATTATATCATTGCACACTACTTGTTCTGAACCAAAGATGAAAAATAAAATGAGACATCTTTGACTTCACTGATTGAGCATTGATACTTTATCTTGTTCAAGTGCCGAGGCTTTCTTTACTAAAATAGTTTTCTATTTTGACAGGATTGCTAAAGATCCCCGTTTTGAGAGACTACTGTGTACTCATAAAGGAACCTATGCTGATGACTGTCTTGTTGAGAGAGTCACCCAGGTATTTAATCCCCTGTAACTGCTCTTTGTTTTCTTGTTTGCCTTTTGGAGTGTTTAGACGTCTGCCCTTGATTTTCTGATAGAGAGTTGCGGGGGTGAAGGCTGTGGCTTTTTAGGTTATCTTCATCTACAATATAATTAAGGTGTTCATATGTAGTATGATCGAAATTGTTAACAATCTGTTGTATGATGATAATAATCGTTAAAGTTTCTGGTTGAAGCGTGCTTCATTTTGTCCATATCAACTTGGCTTGACCTTCTACACATAAGAGGCCAAGATTCTTCTCATTTAGAGATAGTCCTGTTCTCTTTTGCAAATGAAAATTATCCTACGCCATTTTAAGGTTTTTTGTTTACCTGTTTTAAGTAAATATTTAAGGTTCATAAAGCCACAAACATTTTTTCCAGCCCTTATTGGACTAGACAATGCTGTTCTATAATTATAGTTCTGTATGTTAATTGATATTTATAAAAGAAAAAGTGAACACTGGATGTTTGCAGATTTCAGACTGTTGCATCATAGTTATTCACTAATGTGTCTCAACTGTCACAGATCTCCTTCACATTCTTCATGTGCAAATTTAATCAGTTACTTAGACCACAGCATCTAATGTTGGATGGCACATATCATAAACAAAAAGTGGACTTTGAAACAATAATTCATATATCCTAAAATAGTAGTGTATGCTGTTTGATTTCAAAGTTTATTGCAAATACTGGATGTGCATTATCTAGTTGCCTATTCTATATTCTCTTTTGCTTTAGAGTGGTTTTAGTGATTGTCATATTCTAATTTTTAAGGACTGTCATTGACCTTGTTGTGAACAGCATAAATGCTACATTGTCGCTACATGTGATAGAGATTTAAAGCGAAGGATCCGAAAGGTGATACAGTAGTTTGCATTTTGGAACCATGTTATATGACACTAGACCTCTGTGTAAATTGGCTTATTTATGTGCAGATCCCTGGTGTGCCGATCATGTATATCACTCAACACAAGTACTCAATTGAACGGTTGCCTGAAGCAACAATCGGTGGAGGTAAGCTAGACACCTGTGTTACAGAAGTATTGTTAATTGGAGAAAGTGATATTGCTGTTAGGTTTTTGACCAGATAGATGTACTCGTAAAGTTATGGGGTGATGACATTGATGTTACTTCTGAGGCTTGTAAAATGAACCCCAAGATGTAAGGCTGACTATTAAGCGAAACAGAGAGATAACAAAGCTTGCTAGATTTTATTTAACGGGATTCTGCACTTTATTCGGTGTCTTTAAAACTAACTATTAAAAGTCTGATATTTACGTTCTGGTATTTTTGCAGCTCCAAGGTATTGATGATGGGAATCAATCCTCCTGAAGAATGGTTTCTA
Above is a window of Fragaria vesca subsp. vesca linkage group LG7, FraVesHawaii_1.0, whole genome shotgun sequence DNA encoding:
- the LOC101302294 gene encoding rRNA-processing protein FCF1 homolog; this translates as MGKAKKGPKFAVMKKVVTKKAIKNYKEEVLNPKKKDISKEKLPRNVPNVPSALFFEYNTALGPPYRVLVDTNFINFSIQNKLDLEKGMMDCLYAKCTPCITDCVMAELEKLGQKYRVALRIAKDPRFERLLCTHKGTYADDCLVERVTQHKCYIVATCDRDLKRRIRKIPGVPIMYITQHKYSIERLPEATIGGAPRY